The DNA sequence tatatatatatatatatatatatatatatatatatatatatatatatatatatatatatatatatatatatatatatatatatatatatatatatatatatttatttattttgattcccaagaaaatatatatatatatatatatatatatatatatatatatatatatatatcttttattATATTGTAGATTGTAAAGAAATTGAAAAgattatcataaaaaaaaacataagttgaaaaaaaaagagtatAAAATTGTAGAGTCTCACGTGTGTAAGCAGTACAAGAGCATTGGAGATGGACATAGGAAGAcattgaaagaaatttgaaaaatgatagGTTGATGGATGAACAACCCATCCACGTTGAGCTCTCCATGATCAGGAGGGCAGTTTGGAAATTTACTGAAcatattattttcttatattatagataactTAATACCCCCAAAATTTGATCTAGCATTcttccatatttttatttttctaaataacTTAATCCCCCAAAATTTGATCTAACATTCTTCCATATTTTTATATTTCTAAATAACTTAATACCCCTAAAATTTGATCCAGCATTcttccataatttttttttttggcttttgcACTCTGGTTTCAGGGGAAATGGATCCTAGAAATCCAGAGTTTGTGCCGAGAGGTATGGACACTGGCCAAACGTTGTTCCTACCTAAGAATTAAAACCGGTATTCCCTGGATTGCGTCCTTAGTAGGAACTCCTTTACCATTGGAATCCAAGTGCTTGGTTGCATTCTTCCGTATTTTTATATTTCTAAATATGTGGAAaccatatattttataattaatgcaAGGAATTTATAtcaacttttaaaaaattaaaattctagAATTCATAGATTTACACTTTGGAAATTAGTTTATTCGAGTCTTCTTTAGACTCTTTTAGATCGATTAATGCTATCTAATTGTTTCCTCTCTTTTTAATGGAATATTTATCTCTTTTTAATCTTTCTTTTTAAAGGTTTAATTTTTCCATTTCCCTAGTACTATGAGCCAATTAAGACATATATTTTAGTTGCGCACTTATACTCCTCTTTTGCAATATGTATTTAGGCTTGTGGCAGCCATTTGGACTAACTTGTATTCGAAGAAACTAGTGAAGTAATTATCTTCCATTTGTCAAAATCTAATAATGTACTCATCGAGAGACTCGTTAGTTTTTCTTCAAATGTTTACTAGGTCTATAACTTTGTTCATTAACTCACCCTTAAAGATTTGTTCATGGAAAGTTCTTTCCAAATGGCACAATTAAGAATCCATTGGTAAAATAAGGAGGCGGGATGGTAAAATAAGTAAACACATCTTTGGTTAATGAACGTGagaaatatttcattttaaaatattctttgtTGGCTAGGTTACCGCACTCAGTTTTGTGTCTTTCTACATGCTCCATTATGGATTCTTTTACTTCACTAGACTACATTAGAAAATGAAGAAATGAATGTTGAATCCATGCATGTTGAGCACTCGTTCAACCATGTTTTCCACAAGTTTCCCCTACATTTTTACTTCACTGATGTATGGAATCATCGACATTATTGTTTCTATTATCCATGCTCAAAAATTCTTAAGCGCCTTGTATGGGTGGCAGAAATCCTAGTGAAAGGCATATGAAGACATGTTTATGTTTACTCTTCATACTATTGAACCAAAGTTAGTTTAAAGAACAAtgctctttaatttttttatgataacACAATGCAAGAGAACAATTTTATTACTTAACTAGATATTTGAAGAGCGATAATCTCAATCCTATGGAGAAACTTTATTTGGCGGGTAACGACTCCGGTGATGAAGACTTTGGAAAAAAGTCTTTGGTGAATCAGATGATGCTAGTCGGTATGGTCCTAATCATTATTGGAAATACACATTTTCTCACCCAGAAGATCTTGTCTTTGGAAGCAAGGAAGATCATGTGAAAACTAGGTCATCACTCAGAAATGATTACTCCTTTGTCAAACTGCTATCTCTCTTATAGAACCATCTTCCATAGATGGAACTCTAAGTGATGATTGTGGGATATTCATTAAGCAATAtgaatttaatcaatttaaaaaatatgtatgtGATCTAGTTCCTACACCTAAAGGAAAAAACATTATTGGGCAAAGTGGATGTTTAGATACAAAATCAATGAAAAAAGATAAATGGTAATAAATAAAGTTACTCTACTCTAAGAGCATCCCACATTATTTTAGCCATTTTACAATGTGAAATCGAGAAACACATTTGCACTAAAGGGGGAAATTAGTTTATTTTGCTTTCAAATCATAAGAGGCCTTTTTAGTTTCATCCTCAATCCAATTTTTGGGGGCTTTATTAACCAAAACGCCATTGATGATACTTTTTGGGACAAAAGAAAATTTCTCGATAGAAGCCCAAACCTTTTTAACTACTGGCATAAAGTGTCCAAGCACACATTCTTTCCAATATACATAATCTTCTCATTTTAATATAGGAGCTCTACTGTATGCACCCTTCAGATTGTCCTTATCCAAATTTATAACTTTTGAAGTTGCAAGACTTGATCAAAATACCAACTCTGAGACCAATTATTAGTTTGAATATGAGCTAGAATGGTCTAGAGGAGGGTTAAATAGACATTTTcccaatatttttttttcaaaatcagagTTAAAAAGCGTGGGAGAGAAAGGTTAAAAAGCATTTTAAAAGAGACTATGCAATCAAATTAATGTCTAACTGAATTTAATGATAACAAGATGATGATAAATCAACAAATCAACAATATGGTAATTAATCTAATTAGATTCAAACAAATACTTTTGAATAGAGTTTAATTAAATGATACAAAAATCTAGAATTACAGTCTTCCAGAATAATCACGAGAAATAAATGTTTAATAGACTATATCTAACACAGACCTTAACTTAAACATTAAATTGTTATGAACATAAAATCCTAAACATGTTGAAAGCATTCCTCTCCATTACAAATTACTCTGCACATATGTTTCTCATAATAACAATATACAAATGTGTCATACGGGTCTTTTAGCAATACAAGAAAATTGTGTTTTAGCGTCAAACAAAAGCATATGCTACAAGAACAAAAGCCGACGCTAATTGCTATTAGTGTCGGCTTAGCGTCGGTGTCAGGGCGGCACCTCTAGCCTCGAAGCTAACATTAGCGTTAGGTTGATGCTAGGTAGCGTAGGCTATGTGAGACGCTTAGCCTAAATTAAGACATGACTAGAAAGCCGACACTATTTAGTTAGATATTGTTATAGCTTATAGAGACGCAACCTTATCTGTATTCTTTCTTTAGTTTCGGCTTGAGTCGAGGCTAAGTACTTTATACCGTCGATTTATGTAAACAATATTTATCTTATGCATATGCAAGCTCACGTCGGCTGTCTCTGAcgctaatatttttttattgaatacaaTTTCAGGATCtactgttggtgattttagtatcatcaatgtatttttgtAGTAATATGATTTACTATAGgtcaatgcaattatgcgttaagtttgaaactagttagggtagtgcggagtgcatgctcgtcgagccaaacgcgtaattgaatacgaataatagaaacggggttccaagggacgtagcccctggcggggtgcgggacAGCgtcccgtcggggtccaaggggcagagccCCTGGAGGGGTGCGGGGAAGCGCCCTACCGGGGTCCaagttgcaccctttcccaacaGACATGACCGTTTTCTATTTCCGAACAGGTGTGTCTTTTCGTTTCTGTTACTGagctcctatataaggagtcatttggcctcaaTCTGGGATATACAAAatcatacttcctctctacattctgatctgttctctattgtcagaaacagattgttcttcgagaattatccccacaaagatttcgtgaacccagacaagaataggattgaaatactttgttcggaaagtgaacgaacacgattcttcaaAGATATTCAGGATTATCTTACCGAATTTCTAACATCTACCAATAACTATTTAGAAACCTACTTTTAAATAAACCACAATATAAATAAGATATTCTCTTGAATTTGAATATTGAGTGTTGTTAATGTACAGGGTCCATAAATGTGTTATAACATCAATCACTAACAAAAGGATAAAGCAACaataaaacacaaataaaaatGATTGGTTAAGATGGTTTTGGAGGGTTCATGTTAAAGTTGCATGTGATAGACACATTTTGCAACTTACAAATCCATGTCTTCTCATTGGCAGACAAAagatacaactatcaacaataaTTCTGCATCGAGATTGATATGAGCATGATACATTCCAGTGACTACTAATGGAATGAACAGTATAACAGTATAAGTAATAAGTCAACAATCATTGCTAGTGACTGTTTAATCTTGTCAAATCATGTGACATGAACCTTTTTTTCTTTGTTGATCTCGCATAAATTATGATTACACACAAGAAAATGATTAAACTTTATCACAAATTACATGTTATTTGAATTTCATAGAATTctcattaaaaaataatcaaactaGTCCaaaagtagaaaagaaatgaatTCTGACAACAAAGAACAAAAAAGTTCAAACAACAAATTAATCTGAGTGGTAACAATTCTGAAGAAATTGAGAATTTGATGTTTCTCAAGATATTGAGTTTCTCCACCTTCTAGCATTCTTTTTGATCTGTTCTTCAGAGGATGGAATGTGATTACCTATATCATGATTCTCTCCATTTGTCATTTTTGTGAGTTTGCTCAGTTTCTTCCACCCGCTAGTCCAAGCTGATGTGTGTTTTTGCTTCATCACCTTGTCGAAATTCTTCTGCAGATTTTCCATATCATGTTGAAGCTCCAAATACTTTGTTTTAACACTCTCAAGTTCAAACTTTAGTGTGTTGATGTCTTTCTTAGCCGTTGTCCATCCTTCTTGGAACGATTGTGGCGTCCCTTCGAGAAGTGTTTTCCGGTTTGTTACCATTGGTTGGTACTGAGATTCAACGCCTCCGCCTCCGCCAGCGGCTTTTAGAGAGCTGTTGTTGGCTAGTGCATTGCTTATCTTGATTTGCTCAGAGAATAGAACTTGCACTACTACCCTTAACGGAAGCCTTTCGTTTTGAGCGGCGTGCATGCACGCGTCGATGGAGAGTTTTTGACAATCCATTACGCGACAGAGGCGTTTCCTTTCGTGCTCGGTTAGAGTTGGATGTGCCTGAAAAGTGATCATTATTATAGGACCTAAAATGTGAATTTGTTCACATTTGAGAAATACTAGAAAAATCGCGATTAACTACCTTGAGATATGAATCAATAGCTCGGTATAGTCCATCATCAGAAACTCGAGCCGATTCAGGTAAAGCTTCAGCGAGAACCTGAAATTTTGTCAATGAAAGGTTCCTATCTCTTGATACCTCAGTAAGATAACTGTCCACAAGTCTTGCCACTCTTGCCTTGGCATTCAAGTTACCTCCCACATGCTTGTGATCAGAAAAGGTTTGTCTACTTGGACTACAACCTTCAGTTTGTTCTTGAATAAGAAAATGCTCCAAAAGCCTCTGAACAAGATCCACATCGAACTTAGTCTCACTTTTATCATAGCAAGGAATTAGAAGATCAGAAAGTGTAGCTTGCTCGAATTGCATTCCAACTCTTTTCTCTAAGTCAGTAATCAACGCGTGCGCAACCTGTTACATATAGTTTGAGATTTTGTTAGAATCAGTTGAATATTGTTTAAGATAGTTACAATTACGATCTCTAACACAACCTACCTTTAACATGTTTGCCATTCTCAGAAGCCTGAGAAGGAAGCTACACGAGACGCTGTCTTTCTGCGGTGGAATTATGCTGATGAGACTTTCAATGACCATCCTTTGATCCTTAGTTTGAAGACTTGAAGTTTCATCTCTAGTTCCAGCAACAATCATATGAAGTCCACCTTTCCAGCTACCATTGTCAGCGCCGCTACTAAAACTACTACTACTGTTGATGCTTGTTTCCTCTCCTTGGATTGAAGTCTCGTTCGCGGCCAATCCTGGTAGCCATTTAGTCGCGTAATGCATTATTCCAGCGCCGATCAGTTCATATCTCATACCTTTCACCTTAATAGCAGTAATGACTCTGACAAAGTGATCAATCCTAAGGATCGAAACATCTTCGAACCACCAATCAGGTggaacgagttgattcctactTGGGCTCGAGTCTTTCATTTCGCTCCAATTCGGGCTTGAAACTTTATGTGGCCTTCCGGTATACGACCACCTTATTCCTTTTGGATTAGCACAAGCTTTCCAAGCAATAGACTCGCTGCATCTTCGAACAATTTGAAGATTTTCAGCCCACGGTGACAACTTCTCCGAGTTCTTCAACACGACGATCGAGTCTCTCCACGACGACAAAACAACATAGCTAAGAAAAGCTTCGGTTTTGAATATAAGATTCCCTTCTTCTAGATCCTCAGTCATTTCAAGATACTCAGAAGCACATCTTAGGCCAGAAATGTTGCTTGCTGTCAAATCAATAGCAACTCCATAGCAGAATTTGGCTGCAAGCTCAAAAGCTTCAGGCCCTCCTGGTAGATCATCCATGGCTATCTTATTCAACTCGGGCTCAC is a window from the Vicia villosa cultivar HV-30 ecotype Madison, WI unplaced genomic scaffold, Vvil1.0 ctg.001217F_1_1, whole genome shotgun sequence genome containing:
- the LOC131634053 gene encoding root phototropism protein 3-like, whose translation is MWESEGVTPNGREYGGDVLTSTKHGVKIEGFYQRANSWYVSADIPSDLHVQIGEANFHLHKYPLLSRSGKLNRMLYDSREPELNKIAMDDLPGGPEAFELAAKFCYGVAIDLTASNISGLRCASEYLEMTEDLEEGNLIFKTEAFLSYVVLSSWRDSIVVLKNSEKLSPWAENLQIVRRCSESIAWKACANPKGIRWSYTGRPHKVSSPNWSEMKDSSPSRNQLVPPDWWFEDVSILRIDHFVRVITAIKVKGMRYELIGAGIMHYATKWLPGLAANETSIQGEETSINSSSSFSSGADNGSWKGGLHMIVAGTRDETSSLQTKDQRMVIESLISIIPPQKDSVSCSFLLRLLRMANMLKVAHALITDLEKRVGMQFEQATLSDLLIPCYDKSETKFDVDLVQRLLEHFLIQEQTEGCSPSRQTFSDHKHVGGNLNAKARVARLVDSYLTEVSRDRNLSLTKFQVLAEALPESARVSDDGLYRAIDSYLKAHPTLTEHERKRLCRVMDCQKLSIDACMHAAQNERLPLRVVVQVLFSEQIKISNALANNSSLKAAGGGGGVESQYQPMVTNRKTLLEGTPQSFQEGWTTAKKDINTLKFELESVKTKYLELQHDMENLQKNFDKVMKQKHTSAWTSGWKKLSKLTKMTNGENHDIGNHIPSSEEQIKKNARRWRNSIS